From the Malus domestica chromosome 17, GDT2T_hap1 genome, one window contains:
- the LOC103405165 gene encoding conserved oligomeric Golgi complex subunit 5-like yields the protein MASSPSPASSSASPLQRLSTFKSSTPTSATPTTATTSPLDTFASDPIFSVFLSPSFSSTTFSSAALSSGSPASTAEKLQHAIRLLESQLRSEVLSRHSDLLAQLSSLHHADHALSTVRSSVAALQSSLRHTRSELSDPLASIRTLTIQLQNLHASSDLLHHSIRALRLSSKLRSLASDGTERLDLAKAAQLHCEILALYNEYDLAGIDVVDSELEWVKETGDKLRTEAMKVLERGMEGLNQAEVGTGLQVFYNLGELRQAMDQLIIKYKGMGMKSVSAALDMKAISGSGGSGFGPGGIRGGGGTPQIGGGGKAREAIWQRMGSCMDQLHSIMVAVWHLQRVLSKKRDPFTHVLLLDEVIQEGEPMITDRVWEALVKAFANQMKSAFTASSFVKEVFTMGYPKLFSMIDNLLERIARDTDVKGVLPAITSEGKEQLVAAVEIFQTSFLALCLGRLSDLVNTVFPVSSRGSVPSKEQISRIISRIQEEIESVQLDGRLTLLVLREIGKVLLLLGERAEYQISTGPEARQVNGPATPAQLKNFMLCQHLQEIHTRISSMIAGLPTIASDVLSPSLGVIYGVACDSVTSLFQAMLERLESCILQIHEQRFGVLGMDAAMDNNASPYMEELQKCILHFRSEFLSRVLPSKTAPVGTETICTRLVRSMAARVLIFFIRHASLVRPLSESGKLRMARDMAELELAVGQNLFPVEQLGAPYRALRAFRPLIFLETSQLGGSPLLQDLPPSVVLHHLYSRGPDELQSPLQRNKLTPLQYSLWLDSQGEDQVWKGIKATLDDYATHVRARGDKEFSPVYPLMLRLGSSLTENAPATQKS from the exons ATGGCCTCCTCTCCATCTCCCGCCTCCTCATCCGCTTCCCCACTGCAACGCCTCTCCACCTTCAAATCCTCAACTCCCACCTCCGCCACACCTACTACCGCCACCACATCCCCCTTAGACACATTCGCCTCGGACCCAATCTTCTCTGTCTTCCTCTCCCCCTCTTTCTCCTCCACCACCTTCTCCTCCGCCGCCCTCTCCTCTGGCTCCCCCGCCTCCACCGCCGAAAAGCTCCAGCATGCCATCCGCCTCCTCGAGTCCCAGCTCCGCTCCGAGGTTCTCTCCCGCCACTCCGACCTCCTCGCCCAGCTCTCTTCCCTCCACCACGCCGATCACGCCCTCTCCACCGTCAGATCCTCCGTTGCCGCCCTCCAGTCCTCCCTTCGCCACACCCGATCCGAGCTCTCCGACCCCCTCGCCTCCATCCGCACCCTCACCATCCAGCTCCAAAATCTCCATGCCTCCTCCGATCTTCTCCACCACTCCATCAGAGCCCTCCGCCTCTCCAGTAAGCTCCGATCCCTCGCCTCCGACGGCACTGAGCGCCTCGATCTCGCCAAGGCCGCTCAGCTCCATTGCGAGATCTTAGCTCTCTACAACGAATACGACCTCGCCGGCATTGATGTGGTCGATTCCGAACTCGAGTGGGTCAAAGAGACCGGAGACAAGTTGCGTACGGAGGCGATGAAGGTACTGGAGAGAGGGATGGAGGGTTTGAACCAGGCCGAGGTGGGGACTGGGCTGCAGGTGTTTTACAATTTGGGGGAGCTGAGGCAGGCTATGGATCAGCTGATTATCAAGTATAAGGGTATGGGGATGAAGAGTGTGAGTGCAGCATTGGATATGAAGGCAATTTCGGGGTCGGGAGGAAGCGGGTTTGGGCCGGGTGGGATCAGAGGAGGCGGGGGCACGCCGCAGATTGGCGGTGGTGGAAAGGCGAGGGAGGCGATTTGGCAGAGGATGGGGAGTTGTATGGATCAGCTGCATTCGATAATGGTTGCAGTGTGGCACTTGCAGAGGGTGTTGTCGAAGAAGCGCGACCCGTTTactcatgttttgttgcttGATGAGGTTATTCAG GAAGGTGAGCCCATGATAACAGATAGAGTGTGGGAGGCCCTTGTGAAGGCTTTCGCCAACCAAATGAAGTCTGCTTTCACTGCATCAAGTTTTGTTAAGGAGGTATTCACTATGGGGTATCCGAAGCTTTTCTCTATGATAGATAATCTTCTTGAAAGAATTGCACGTGACACTGATGTCAAAGGAGTTTTACCGGCTATTACGTCAGAGGGAAAGGAACAACTGGTTGCAGCTGTTGAAATATTCCAAACATCATTCTTGGCACTCTGCTTGGGTCGTCTATCAGATCTTGTGAATACTGTATTTCCAGTTTCCAGCCGTGGAAGTGTTCCCTCTAAAGAACAGATCTCAAGAATTATATCACGGATTCAAGAAGAAATAGAATCTGTTCAGTTGGATGGGCGCTTGACTCTTCTTGTATTGCGAGAAATTGGCAAGGTTCTTCTCTTGCTTGGTGAACGAGCTGAATACCAG ATATCAACTGGTCCTGAAGCACGTCAAGTCAATGGTCCTGCAACCCCTGCACAGCTCAAGAACTTCATGTTATGTCAGCATCTCCAAGAAATTCATACACGCATATCATCTATGATTGCAGGACTGCCCACTATTGCTTCAGATGTGTTGTCTCCCTCATTAGGTGTAATATATGGGGTTGCTTGTGACTCGGTGACGTCCTTGTTCCAAGCTATGCTTGAGCGTCTGGAATCTTGCATATTGCAAATTCATGAACAGAGATTCGGTGTGCTAGGCATGGATGCCGCTATGGACAACAATGCATCACCTTACATGGAGGAGTTGCAAAAGTGCATTCTTCACTTTCGTAGTGAGTTCCTGTCTAGGGTGTTGCCTTCGAAAACTGCTCCCGTCGGAACAGAGACCATATGCACCAGACTCGTTAGGAGCATGGCTGCACGGGTTTTAATATTCTTTATCAGGCATGCTTCTCTAGTCAGACCCCTTTCAGAATCAGGGAAGCTAAGGATGGCTAGGGACATGGCTGAGCTGGAATTAGCAGTAGGGCAAAACTTGTTCCCAGTAGAGCAACTTGGTGCACCGTACAGAGCCCTTCGAGCATTTCGACCTCTCATCTTCTTGGAGACATCCCAACTTGGAGGATCtcctcttcttcaagatctACCACCAAGTGTCGTACTTCACCATCTTTACTCCCGAGGTCCCGATGAATTGCAATCACCATTGCAAAGGAACAAACTAACACCTCTTCAATACTCATTGTGGCTAGATTCTCAAGGAGAGGATCAGGTATGGAAGGGTATCAAAGCAACACTGGATGACTATGCCACGCATGTTAGGGCCCGAGGTGACAAAGAGTTCAGCCCTGTCTATCCTCTAATGCTTCGGCTAGGGTCATCTTTGACTGAAAATGCTCCTGCGACCCAAAAGTCTTGA